Proteins from a single region of Crassaminicella profunda:
- a CDS encoding Tex family protein codes for MKIVNQLVKEFNIKNYQVQETLKLIDEGNTIPFIARYRKEATGGLSDEVLREIYDRLTYLRNLEGRKEEVIRLIDEQGKLTDELKEEILKASVLQKLEDLYRPFKQKRRTRATKAKEKGLEPLAQIILKQEEIKGTIEALVEPFMNEELEVNTVEDAINGAKDIIAEIISDVAEYREKIRDLNFRKGMIQSKAADEEEKTVYEMYYDFSESVNRIANHRILAINRGEKEKKLKVKLVSPDEEVLNYLQNKIVNNPKAITVEILVEAIEDAYKRLIGPSIEREVRNSLTERAEEEAIKVFAKNTKPLLLIPPVKDVRLLAIDPSFRTGCKLAILDETGKLLDYTTIYPNEPHNKIEESKKVMKTLIEKYDIDMIPIGNGTASRETEVIVAEMLKEIEKEVYYTIVSEAGASVYSASKLATEEYPDVDVSIRGAISIGRRLQDPLAELVKIDPKSIGVGQYQHDLNQSKLGKSLENVVEDCVNSVGVDLNTASPSLLNYISGISLSIAKNIVKYREENGKFSNRKQLKKVKRLGDKAYEQCAGFLRIFDGNYPLDNTSVHPESYAITMKLIEKLGYTMDDIKEGKLRNIDEKIKDIGEDIAELAQELEVGVPTLKDIISEIKKPGRDPREEMPKPVFRSDVLKMEDLKLDMIMTGTVRNVVDFGAFVDIGVKQDGLVHISELSNKFVKNSMDVVSVGDEVKVKIIRLDMERGKISLSMKQV; via the coding sequence ATGAAAATAGTAAATCAGTTAGTAAAGGAATTTAATATTAAAAACTATCAGGTACAAGAAACGCTAAAACTGATAGATGAAGGAAATACCATACCCTTTATTGCACGATATAGAAAAGAAGCAACAGGTGGATTAAGTGATGAAGTTTTAAGAGAAATTTATGATCGGCTTACCTATTTAAGAAATTTAGAAGGAAGAAAAGAAGAAGTGATTAGGTTAATAGATGAGCAGGGAAAATTAACAGATGAATTAAAAGAAGAAATTCTTAAAGCAAGTGTTCTTCAAAAACTAGAAGATTTATATAGACCCTTTAAACAAAAAAGAAGGACAAGGGCTACTAAGGCAAAAGAAAAGGGACTCGAACCTTTAGCACAAATTATATTAAAACAGGAAGAAATAAAAGGTACAATAGAAGCACTGGTAGAACCTTTTATGAATGAGGAGTTAGAAGTAAATACAGTAGAAGATGCAATAAATGGCGCAAAGGATATTATTGCTGAGATCATATCTGATGTTGCTGAATATAGAGAGAAAATTAGAGATTTAAATTTTAGAAAAGGAATGATTCAATCTAAGGCTGCAGATGAAGAAGAGAAAACCGTTTATGAAATGTATTATGATTTTTCAGAATCAGTAAATAGAATTGCTAACCATAGAATTTTGGCTATTAATAGGGGAGAAAAAGAAAAAAAATTGAAAGTGAAATTAGTAAGCCCTGATGAGGAAGTATTAAATTATCTACAAAATAAAATAGTTAACAATCCAAAAGCTATTACTGTTGAAATTTTAGTAGAAGCTATAGAAGATGCTTATAAAAGATTAATTGGGCCATCTATTGAAAGAGAAGTTAGGAATAGTCTAACAGAGAGAGCGGAAGAAGAAGCCATTAAGGTATTTGCCAAAAATACAAAGCCCTTATTATTAATTCCTCCTGTTAAGGATGTAAGGTTATTAGCTATTGACCCTAGTTTTCGAACCGGATGTAAGCTTGCTATATTAGATGAAACGGGTAAATTATTAGATTATACAACCATTTATCCGAATGAGCCTCATAACAAGATTGAAGAGTCCAAAAAGGTGATGAAAACATTAATTGAGAAATATGATATTGATATGATTCCTATTGGAAATGGTACAGCTTCAAGAGAAACAGAAGTTATTGTAGCAGAAATGCTAAAGGAAATAGAAAAAGAGGTATACTATACAATTGTTAGTGAAGCAGGTGCATCTGTTTATTCTGCATCAAAGCTTGCAACAGAGGAATATCCTGATGTAGATGTATCTATTAGAGGAGCTATTTCAATTGGTCGAAGGTTGCAGGACCCATTAGCAGAGCTTGTAAAAATTGATCCTAAAAGTATAGGGGTAGGACAATATCAACATGATTTAAACCAAAGTAAATTAGGAAAAAGTTTAGAAAATGTAGTGGAAGATTGTGTAAATAGCGTGGGAGTTGATTTGAATACAGCTTCTCCTTCATTACTCAATTATATATCTGGGATTTCTCTATCTATAGCAAAGAATATTGTAAAATACAGAGAAGAGAATGGAAAGTTTTCTAATAGAAAACAACTGAAAAAAGTGAAGCGATTAGGAGACAAAGCCTATGAACAATGTGCAGGTTTCCTACGAATTTTTGATGGAAATTATCCTTTAGACAATACATCTGTTCATCCAGAGTCTTATGCTATAACCATGAAATTAATAGAAAAATTAGGTTATACCATGGATGATATTAAAGAGGGGAAGTTAAGAAATATTGATGAAAAAATAAAAGATATTGGAGAAGATATTGCTGAATTGGCCCAAGAATTAGAAGTAGGAGTACCCACTTTAAAAGATATTATATCAGAAATCAAAAAACCTGGTAGAGATCCAAGGGAAGAAATGCCTAAACCAGTATTTAGAAGTGACGTATTAAAAATGGAAGATTTAAAATTAGACATGATTATGACAGGGACAGTGAGAAATGTTGTTGATTTTGGAGCTTTTGTAGATATTGGTGTGAAACAAGATGGATTGGTACATATTTCTGAATTAAGTAACAAATTTGTAAAAAATTCAATGGATGTTGTTTCTGTAGGTGATGAAGTGAAGGTGAAAATTATTAGACTAGATATGGAAAGAGGCAAAATTTCTTTGAGTATGAAGCAGGTATAG
- the prfB gene encoding peptide chain release factor 2 (programmed frameshift) encodes MIQLEQLKHELGLLEEPLDDLRVSLDITHLKFEVAELEQKAMEPSFWDDPQEAQKVLQKAKGLKDKLKNFEDTHEKYEELIILIDMAIEESDLSVEKEIAKEFENLKESIDDLRIETLLSGEYDRNSAIISIHSGAGGLDAQDWAEMLLRMYTRWAEKKGYGVKTLDILPDTEAGIKNVTLLIEGENAYGYLKSEKGVHRIVRISPFDPSGKRHTSFASLDVMPELDEDIEVDINPNDLRIDTYRASGAGGQHVNKTDSAIRITHIPTGIVVQCQNERSQHSNKETAMKMLMSKLIELREREHKDKIEDLKGDYSQIAWGSQIRSYVFHPYNMVKDHRTNAEVGNVQAVMDGEIDLFMNEYLKKV; translated from the exons ATGATACAACTAGAGCAGCTGAAGCATGAACTAGGTTTACTAGAAGAGCCTTTAGACGATTTGAGGGTTTCTCTT GACATCACTCACTTAAAATTTGAAGTAGCGGAATTAGAACAAAAAGCAATGGAGCCTAGCTTTTGGGATGATCCTCAGGAGGCACAGAAAGTTCTTCAAAAGGCCAAGGGGCTAAAGGATAAGTTGAAAAACTTTGAGGATACTCATGAAAAATACGAAGAATTAATTATTCTGATTGATATGGCCATTGAAGAGTCTGATTTGTCTGTAGAAAAGGAAATTGCAAAAGAATTTGAAAATCTAAAGGAATCCATAGATGATTTAAGAATAGAAACCTTATTATCTGGAGAATATGATAGAAATAGTGCTATTATTTCTATTCATTCAGGAGCCGGGGGATTAGATGCTCAGGACTGGGCTGAAATGCTTCTTAGGATGTATACTAGGTGGGCTGAGAAAAAAGGATATGGGGTAAAAACATTAGATATCTTGCCAGATACAGAAGCGGGCATAAAAAATGTAACCTTATTGATTGAAGGAGAAAATGCCTACGGATATTTAAAGAGTGAAAAGGGTGTGCATCGTATTGTAAGAATTTCACCCTTTGATCCATCTGGAAAAAGGCATACTTCCTTTGCGTCCCTTGATGTAATGCCAGAACTAGATGAAGATATAGAGGTGGATATTAACCCAAATGATCTAAGAATTGATACCTATCGCGCCAGTGGTGCAGGAGGACAGCATGTGAATAAGACAGATTCAGCTATTCGAATCACCCATATTCCTACAGGGATTGTTGTACAATGTCAGAATGAACGTTCTCAGCACAGTAATAAAGAAACAGCTATGAAAATGCTCATGAGTAAGCTCATAGAATTGAGAGAAAGAGAACATAAGGATAAAATTGAGGATTTAAAGGGTGACTATAGTCAGATTGCATGGGGAAGTCAAATCAGATCTTATGTGTTTCATCCCTATAATATGGTAAAAGATCATAGAACCAATGCAGAAGTAGGAAATGTTCAAGCTGTTATGGATGGGGAAATTGATCTATTTATGAATGAATATCTAAAAAAAGTATAA
- the secA gene encoding preprotein translocase subunit SecA → MITMKLLEKIFGSFNDREVKKLFKIVDQIESFEESIKGLSDEDLKNKTNEFKEQIQKGKTLDELLPEAFAVVREAAWRTLGMRHFPVQLLGGVVLHQGRIAEMKTGEGKTLVATAPVYLNALEGKGVHVVTVNDYLAKRDMEWMSKIYHFLGLSVGCIVHGISNEERRAAYNADITYGTNNEFGFDYLRDNMVIYKEEMVQRPLNYAIVDEVDSILVDEARTPLIISGAGQKSTKLYQIVDGFVKTLKKEVDYVIDEKANTVVITDEPGGGVEKAEKFFGLENLADPENMEISHHINQALRAHTMMRLDKDYVVKDGEIVIVDEFTGRLMFGRRYSDGLHQAIEAKEGLEVQRESKTLATVTLQNYFRMYNKLSGMTGTAKTEEDEFRHIYNMDVVVIPTNKPIQRKDLPDSIYKTEEGKFKAVIDQIVEKHKIGQPVLVGTISIENSELLSKMLKRQGVPHEVLNAKHHEREAEIVSQAGRLGAATIATNMAGRGTDIVLGGNAEFMAKKEMKKRGYSDYALSMVTSFAPTEDEEIIEARKVYNDLHNEIKKTTDVEREKVAKAGGLAILGTERHESRRIDNQLRGRSGRQGDHGSSQFFISLEDDLMRLFGSERIQGVVEKLGMEDDQPIEANILSKSIETAQKRVEGRNFSIRKHVLQYDDVMNKQREVMYKERKRVLEGENLREHIIGMLSSMLDSVIETYTAEAKFPEEWDLKGMEDSLKTIFLPKGSLVFDDLEEMTKEDLKSRIMKIADDLYQQKEEEVGEERMRELERVILLRIVDTKWMDHIDAMDQLRQGIGLRAYGQEDPVRAYQVEGFDMFEAMTASIGEDTLRHLFNVTVQTETERKQVVKVTGTSGTDSPIEKKPVTKENKVGRNDPCPCGSGKKYKKCCGKQ, encoded by the coding sequence ATGATAACAATGAAGCTTTTAGAGAAGATATTCGGTAGTTTTAATGATAGAGAGGTAAAGAAACTTTTTAAAATCGTTGATCAAATAGAATCTTTTGAAGAAAGCATAAAAGGATTAAGTGACGAAGATTTAAAAAATAAAACAAATGAATTTAAAGAGCAAATCCAAAAAGGAAAAACGTTGGATGAATTACTTCCTGAAGCTTTTGCAGTAGTAAGAGAAGCTGCATGGAGAACACTAGGAATGAGACACTTTCCAGTACAGCTTTTAGGTGGAGTGGTTCTTCATCAAGGAAGAATTGCAGAGATGAAGACTGGAGAAGGTAAAACACTTGTAGCAACAGCTCCTGTTTATTTAAATGCATTAGAAGGTAAAGGGGTGCATGTTGTAACGGTAAATGATTATTTGGCAAAACGTGATATGGAATGGATGAGCAAGATTTACCATTTCTTAGGATTATCTGTAGGATGCATTGTTCATGGGATCAGTAATGAAGAGAGAAGAGCAGCATACAATGCAGATATTACTTATGGAACAAATAATGAATTTGGATTTGACTACTTAAGAGACAATATGGTGATTTACAAAGAGGAAATGGTACAAAGACCCTTAAATTATGCTATCGTGGATGAAGTAGATAGTATTTTAGTGGATGAAGCTAGAACTCCTTTGATTATTTCTGGAGCAGGTCAAAAATCAACAAAGCTTTATCAGATTGTAGATGGATTTGTAAAAACATTGAAAAAAGAAGTAGATTATGTAATCGATGAAAAAGCTAATACAGTAGTCATTACAGATGAACCAGGTGGTGGCGTTGAAAAGGCTGAGAAATTCTTTGGTCTTGAAAATTTAGCAGACCCTGAGAATATGGAAATCTCTCATCATATCAATCAGGCCTTAAGAGCTCATACAATGATGAGGCTAGATAAGGATTATGTTGTAAAGGATGGAGAAATTGTTATTGTTGATGAATTCACAGGAAGATTGATGTTTGGTAGAAGATATAGTGATGGATTGCATCAGGCAATAGAAGCAAAGGAAGGACTAGAGGTACAAAGAGAATCAAAGACTTTGGCTACTGTAACATTACAAAACTATTTTAGAATGTATAATAAGCTATCTGGTATGACTGGTACTGCAAAGACAGAGGAAGATGAATTTAGACATATTTACAATATGGATGTTGTTGTGATTCCAACCAATAAGCCTATTCAGAGAAAAGATTTACCTGATTCAATTTATAAAACAGAAGAAGGAAAATTCAAAGCGGTTATTGATCAGATCGTTGAAAAACATAAAATTGGGCAACCTGTTCTTGTAGGTACCATATCTATAGAAAACTCAGAACTTTTAAGTAAGATGCTAAAAAGACAAGGTGTTCCTCATGAGGTACTAAACGCAAAGCATCATGAAAGAGAAGCAGAGATTGTATCACAAGCTGGAAGATTAGGTGCTGCAACCATAGCTACAAATATGGCTGGTCGTGGTACAGATATTGTTTTAGGTGGAAATGCAGAGTTTATGGCAAAGAAGGAAATGAAAAAGAGAGGCTATAGTGATTATGCTCTTTCTATGGTTACAAGCTTTGCCCCTACAGAGGATGAAGAAATTATTGAAGCAAGAAAGGTATACAATGACCTTCATAATGAAATTAAAAAGACAACAGATGTGGAACGTGAGAAAGTAGCAAAAGCTGGAGGTCTTGCTATTCTTGGTACGGAAAGACATGAATCAAGAAGGATTGACAATCAGTTAAGAGGTCGTTCAGGACGTCAAGGAGATCATGGATCTTCTCAGTTCTTTATATCTTTAGAAGATGATTTGATGAGATTATTTGGTAGTGAAAGAATACAAGGGGTTGTAGAAAAATTGGGAATGGAAGATGATCAACCAATTGAAGCAAATATTCTTTCAAAATCTATAGAAACTGCACAAAAGAGAGTAGAAGGTAGAAACTTCTCCATAAGAAAGCATGTTCTTCAATATGATGATGTGATGAATAAGCAAAGAGAAGTTATGTACAAAGAAAGAAAAAGAGTACTTGAAGGGGAAAATTTAAGAGAGCATATTATAGGCATGCTTTCAAGTATGTTAGATAGTGTCATTGAAACTTATACGGCAGAAGCAAAATTCCCTGAAGAATGGGATTTAAAAGGAATGGAAGATTCTCTTAAAACCATATTCCTTCCAAAGGGAAGTCTTGTTTTTGATGATTTAGAGGAAATGACAAAAGAAGATTTAAAGAGCAGAATTATGAAAATTGCAGATGATTTATATCAGCAAAAGGAAGAGGAAGTTGGAGAAGAAAGAATGAGAGAATTAGAAAGAGTAATTCTTCTTCGAATTGTAGATACAAAATGGATGGATCATATTGATGCAATGGATCAATTAAGACAGGGGATTGGCCTTCGTGCGTATGGACAAGAAGATCCTGTAAGAGCTTATCAAGTAGAAGGATTTGATATGTTTGAAGCCATGACAGCTAGTATTGGGGAGGATACTTTAAGACATTTGTTTAATGTAACGGTACAAACAGAAACAGAAAGAAAGCAAGTTGTAAAAGTTACAGGAACTAGTGGAACGGACTCTCCTATAGAGAAAAAACCAGTTACAAAGGAAAATAAAGTTGGAAGAAATGACCCTTGTCCTTGTGGAAGTGGGAAAAAATATAAAAAATGTTGTGGAAAACAATAG
- a CDS encoding DUF5317 family protein, with amino-acid sequence MVIAGTIMGFVLGKIRGGKVQNLRFLHIRLWPLVIISLMIQAVLSFSNQIPLLTEYGTYFYGFSLVLLAVTLVLNIDKKGFWAMLIGVILNLIIIFINSAKLPGFLSGLNFHIVISKTYPLSNELSIGDLLVSLGMILFMQGEMLRSRFGQRPTTMIEFQYKGKQ; translated from the coding sequence TTGGTAATAGCAGGAACAATTATGGGATTTGTGTTGGGGAAAATAAGAGGTGGAAAAGTACAAAATTTGAGATTTTTGCATATAAGGTTATGGCCTTTAGTCATTATTTCATTGATGATACAAGCAGTTCTTAGCTTTTCTAATCAAATTCCATTACTAACTGAATATGGAACGTATTTCTATGGTTTTTCATTAGTTTTATTAGCAGTTACTTTGGTATTGAATATAGATAAAAAAGGTTTTTGGGCAATGCTCATAGGGGTAATATTAAACCTGATCATCATCTTTATAAATAGCGCAAAATTGCCTGGATTTTTATCTGGTTTAAATTTTCATATTGTTATTTCAAAAACTTATCCTTTATCGAATGAACTAAGTATAGGAGATTTATTGGTTAGTTTAGGAATGATTTTATTTATGCAAGGGGAAATGCTTAGAAGTAGATTTGGACAAAGACCTACAACAATGATAGAATTTCAATATAAAGGGAAACAATAA
- the hpf gene encoding ribosome hibernation-promoting factor, HPF/YfiA family — MIVKVSGKNLEVTDALKDMVESKMERFGKYFKEDTEAQATLSVEKSRQIIEITIPINGTILRAEEATEDMYSSVDKAIDKLNKQIRKYRTRLEKRNKGHDTIRFENIPIIEGGFREESQIVKTKRFPVKPMDAEEAVLQMELLGHSFFVFTNSDTDDVNVVYKRKDGNYGLIEPTY; from the coding sequence ATGATAGTGAAAGTAAGTGGAAAAAATTTAGAGGTTACAGATGCATTAAAGGACATGGTAGAAAGCAAAATGGAGAGATTTGGAAAATACTTCAAGGAGGATACAGAGGCTCAAGCAACATTAAGTGTAGAAAAAAGTAGGCAAATTATTGAAATTACAATCCCAATCAATGGAACCATTCTTAGAGCAGAAGAAGCTACTGAGGATATGTATTCATCAGTAGATAAAGCAATTGATAAATTAAATAAACAGATTCGAAAATATAGAACAAGGCTTGAGAAAAGAAATAAGGGTCATGATACCATTCGATTTGAAAATATTCCAATTATAGAAGGTGGTTTTAGGGAAGAATCACAAATTGTAAAAACCAAGAGATTCCCCGTAAAGCCTATGGATGCTGAAGAAGCAGTACTACAAATGGAACTTTTAGGACATAGCTTCTTTGTATTTACGAATAGTGATACAGATGATGTGAATGTAGTGTACAAAAGAAAAGATGGAAATTATGGTTTGATTGAACCAACATATTAA